A window of the Sphingomonas piscis genome harbors these coding sequences:
- a CDS encoding glycosyltransferase: MSRFAEEMKVIYWEEPIVIAPGETAFVQVRQAEDFPDVTVAVPHLPEGLSMPEAEATLTRLATNYAASLKGALVKWYYTPMMLPFSRQIEADTIVYDCMDELSQFKFAPPMLLELEQELIDSADLVFTGGSSLFEAKKDRHSSVHLFPSSVDRDHFALARSGATDPQDQANLARPRLGFYGVIDERFDIDLLRQMADARPNWQFVMVGPVVKISDEDLPRAANIHYVGGKTYEQLPHYLSGWDVALMPFAINEATRFISPTKTPEYLAGGKPVVSTPIRDVVRHYGHLQGVQIAYDADGFVAACEKALELAKDPKGQWLAEADLLLSATSWDTTQARMSGLIHDVLGERTGVQQNMLVAAE; encoded by the coding sequence ATGAGCCGGTTCGCGGAAGAGATGAAGGTCATCTACTGGGAAGAGCCGATCGTGATCGCTCCCGGCGAGACGGCCTTCGTGCAGGTTCGCCAGGCCGAAGACTTCCCCGATGTCACCGTCGCCGTTCCCCACCTTCCGGAAGGCCTCAGCATGCCCGAGGCGGAAGCCACACTGACCCGTCTGGCGACTAACTATGCGGCGTCGCTCAAGGGTGCGCTGGTGAAGTGGTACTACACGCCGATGATGCTGCCGTTTTCGCGGCAGATCGAGGCGGACACCATCGTCTACGACTGCATGGACGAACTGTCCCAATTCAAGTTCGCGCCGCCGATGCTGCTGGAGCTGGAGCAGGAGCTGATCGACAGCGCCGATCTCGTCTTCACCGGTGGATCGAGCCTGTTCGAAGCGAAGAAGGACCGCCATTCCTCGGTTCACCTATTCCCGTCGTCGGTCGATCGCGATCACTTCGCCCTTGCCCGCAGCGGTGCGACCGATCCGCAGGACCAGGCGAACCTGGCCCGGCCGCGGCTTGGCTTCTACGGCGTGATCGATGAGCGTTTCGACATCGATCTGCTCCGTCAGATGGCCGATGCCCGTCCGAACTGGCAGTTCGTGATGGTCGGCCCGGTCGTGAAGATCTCCGACGAAGACCTGCCGCGGGCGGCCAATATCCATTACGTCGGCGGCAAGACGTACGAGCAGCTCCCGCACTATCTGTCGGGCTGGGACGTGGCGCTGATGCCGTTTGCGATCAATGAGGCGACCCGCTTCATCTCGCCGACGAAGACGCCGGAATATCTGGCGGGCGGAAAGCCGGTGGTCTCGACCCCGATCCGCGACGTGGTTCGCCATTATGGGCATCTCCAGGGTGTTCAGATCGCTTACGACGCCGATGGCTTCGTCGCCGCCTGCGAAAAGGCGCTGGAACTGGCCAAGGATCCGAAGGGTCAATGGCTGGCCGAAGCCGATCTGCTGCTCTCCGCGACTAGCTGGGACACGACCCAGGCGCGTATGTCGGGCCTGATCCACGACGTGCTCGGTGAACGCACCGGCGTTCAGCAGAACATGCTGGTGGCTGCCGAATGA
- the glf gene encoding UDP-galactopyranose mutase: protein MSAETDAQQQERYDYLVVGAGFAGSVIAERLASQHNAKVLLIDRRPHVAGNAYDEPDEAGILYHKYGPHIFHTNAQSVVDYLSQFTEWRPYEHRVLAQVRGQLVPIPINRTTLNKLFGLDLKTDEEAADYLASRAEPVAEIKTSEDVVINAVGRELYELFFRGYTRKQWGLDPSELDKQVTSRIPTRTNTDDRYFGDTFQAMPKDGFTAMFEKMTNHPNITKRLGVDYRDVKDEVEYGHLVFTGPIDEYFDFRFGKLPYRSLKFDHQTLDQEQFQDVAVVNYPAEDVPYTRISEYKHLTGQQHPKTTITYEYPSAEGDPYYPIPRPENQELFKKYEALADATEGVTFVGRLATYRYYNMDQIVGQALATFRRMDERKSQGELQETAAAAA from the coding sequence ATGAGCGCCGAGACCGACGCGCAGCAGCAAGAGCGTTACGATTATCTGGTGGTCGGGGCTGGTTTTGCCGGCTCCGTCATCGCGGAGCGCCTTGCAAGCCAGCACAATGCCAAGGTGCTGCTGATCGACCGCCGTCCCCACGTCGCGGGCAATGCCTATGACGAGCCGGACGAAGCGGGCATCCTGTACCACAAGTACGGGCCGCACATCTTCCACACCAACGCCCAGTCGGTGGTCGACTATCTGTCGCAATTCACCGAGTGGCGGCCGTACGAGCATCGCGTTCTCGCGCAAGTACGCGGGCAGCTGGTGCCGATCCCGATCAACCGGACGACGCTGAACAAATTGTTCGGGCTCGACCTGAAGACGGACGAGGAAGCAGCCGACTATCTGGCTTCGCGCGCCGAGCCGGTCGCCGAGATCAAGACGTCCGAGGACGTGGTGATCAACGCCGTCGGGCGCGAGCTCTACGAACTGTTCTTCCGCGGCTACACCCGCAAGCAGTGGGGCCTCGATCCGTCGGAGCTCGACAAGCAGGTGACGAGCCGGATCCCGACGCGGACTAACACCGACGACCGTTATTTCGGCGATACCTTCCAGGCGATGCCTAAGGATGGGTTCACCGCCATGTTCGAGAAGATGACCAATCATCCGAACATCACCAAGCGGCTCGGCGTCGACTATCGCGATGTGAAGGATGAGGTCGAGTACGGCCATCTGGTCTTCACCGGACCGATCGACGAATATTTCGACTTCCGGTTTGGCAAGCTGCCCTATCGCAGCCTGAAGTTCGACCACCAGACGCTCGACCAGGAGCAGTTCCAGGACGTGGCGGTGGTCAATTATCCGGCCGAGGACGTGCCCTACACCCGCATCAGCGAGTATAAGCACCTCACCGGGCAGCAGCACCCCAAGACGACCATCACCTACGAATATCCATCGGCGGAGGGCGATCCTTATTATCCGATCCCGCGGCCGGAAAATCAGGAGCTGTTCAAGAAGTATGAGGCGCTTGCCGACGCGACCGAGGGCGTGACCTTCGTCGGCCGCCTGGCGACCTACCGCTACTACAACATGGACCAGATCGTGGGTCAGGCCCTCGCCACCTTCCGCCGCATGGACGAGCGGAAGAGCCAGGGAGAGCTGCAGGAGACTGCAGCAGCGGCTGCATGA
- a CDS encoding family 1 glycosylhydrolase: MVRIGDEFRNQVLETGHAARMSDIEEMARLGVKAVRYPILWETVAPESPNELDFSWHDARLARLRELGIKVIGGLVHHGSGPRYTNYLDPKFADLLADYAAKVAARYPWIEAWTPVNEPFTTARLSCLYGHWYPHKTDINATFRATVIQCLGIKKAMEAIRRVIPHAELIVTEDVGHSFSTPELAYQAEHENERRWLSFDLLTGRVKPGHYFYDWLLELCASKEELDELATGGGTPSLIGFDYYLTSERFLDHRVERYRDVQPGSNGKDTYVDVEAVRVDRLRPKLGAVHRLQAAWERYGIPIAITEVHHGCTREEQVRWLNEIWTAAEAARRNGVDVRAVTVWALFGMVDWRSVLTRREGHYDVGAFDMRGEKARRTMLGTAAAALAQDGKFEHPVLDLPGWWRRPGRTHARRRFDMLPKSAVHARPILITGATGTLGQAFSRICAHRGLAHVLTSRAELDIADEESIAAAMERYKPWAVINTAGFVRTWEADEKQDECFAANAKGPELLANACKLHGVPLVTFSSDLVFDGKLGRPYVETDSPNPGCAYGRSKAEAEARLLEMDSDALIVRTSAFFGPWDRYNFLVNTIEQLRRGDEVIASDRKVVSPTYVPDLVHASLDLLLDGEKGIWHLTNKGAVSWHDLACEVADWAKLGRDRIRRPEREEAVDTSMTSNRGIVLRSLDGGLNDFFDHSEALRAIA; encoded by the coding sequence GTGGTGCGGATCGGCGATGAGTTCCGCAACCAGGTGCTTGAGACGGGCCATGCCGCCCGCATGTCCGACATCGAGGAAATGGCGCGTCTTGGCGTAAAGGCCGTTCGTTACCCGATCTTGTGGGAAACGGTTGCACCGGAGAGCCCGAACGAACTCGATTTCTCCTGGCACGACGCGCGGCTTGCGCGGCTACGCGAGCTCGGGATCAAGGTCATCGGCGGCCTGGTCCACCATGGCTCCGGCCCGCGCTACACCAATTACCTCGACCCTAAATTCGCCGACCTGCTGGCCGACTATGCGGCCAAGGTCGCCGCGCGATATCCTTGGATTGAAGCCTGGACCCCGGTCAACGAGCCGTTCACGACCGCGCGCCTGTCCTGCCTCTACGGCCATTGGTACCCGCACAAGACGGACATCAACGCGACCTTCCGCGCCACGGTCATCCAGTGCCTGGGGATCAAGAAGGCGATGGAGGCAATCCGCCGGGTTATCCCGCATGCCGAGCTGATCGTCACGGAGGACGTCGGCCACAGCTTCTCCACGCCGGAGCTCGCTTATCAGGCGGAGCATGAGAATGAACGGCGGTGGCTCAGCTTCGACCTGCTCACCGGCCGCGTTAAGCCCGGTCACTATTTCTACGACTGGTTGCTTGAGCTTTGCGCCTCAAAGGAAGAGCTGGACGAGCTCGCCACCGGCGGGGGAACGCCCAGCCTGATTGGCTTCGATTATTACCTCACCAGCGAGCGCTTCCTCGATCACCGGGTCGAGCGCTACCGAGACGTGCAGCCTGGCTCCAACGGCAAGGACACGTACGTCGACGTGGAGGCGGTGCGGGTCGACCGACTGCGGCCGAAGCTTGGTGCCGTGCACCGGCTGCAGGCGGCGTGGGAGCGGTATGGAATCCCGATCGCCATCACCGAAGTGCATCACGGCTGCACCCGCGAGGAGCAGGTCCGCTGGCTCAACGAAATCTGGACGGCTGCGGAGGCGGCGCGCCGCAACGGCGTCGATGTCCGCGCGGTCACGGTTTGGGCCTTGTTCGGCATGGTCGATTGGCGCTCGGTCCTGACCCGCCGCGAAGGCCATTACGACGTCGGCGCCTTTGACATGCGCGGCGAAAAGGCGCGCCGGACGATGCTCGGAACGGCTGCGGCTGCACTCGCGCAGGACGGCAAGTTCGAACATCCCGTGCTCGATCTGCCGGGCTGGTGGCGACGGCCTGGCCGGACCCATGCGCGGCGGCGCTTCGACATGCTTCCGAAGAGCGCGGTTCATGCGCGGCCGATCCTGATCACCGGGGCTACCGGAACGCTGGGACAGGCTTTTTCGCGGATTTGCGCTCATCGCGGCCTTGCCCATGTGCTGACCAGCCGCGCCGAACTCGACATTGCCGACGAGGAATCGATCGCCGCCGCAATGGAGCGTTACAAGCCTTGGGCAGTCATCAACACTGCCGGCTTCGTCCGCACTTGGGAAGCGGACGAGAAGCAGGACGAGTGCTTCGCCGCCAACGCTAAGGGACCGGAGTTGCTGGCCAATGCGTGCAAGCTGCACGGCGTCCCGCTCGTGACCTTTTCATCGGACCTGGTGTTCGACGGCAAACTCGGCCGGCCCTATGTCGAGACGGATTCGCCCAACCCCGGTTGTGCCTACGGCCGAAGCAAGGCCGAAGCGGAGGCGCGATTGCTGGAGATGGACAGCGATGCCCTGATCGTCCGCACCAGCGCCTTCTTCGGCCCCTGGGATCGCTACAATTTCCTCGTCAATACGATCGAGCAGCTCCGCCGCGGCGACGAGGTGATCGCAAGCGATCGCAAGGTGGTATCGCCGACCTACGTGCCCGACCTGGTCCATGCCTCGCTCGACCTGCTGCTCGATGGTGAAAAGGGCATCTGGCACCTCACCAACAAGGGGGCCGTCAGCTGGCACGACCTTGCCTGCGAGGTCGCCGATTGGGCAAAGCTCGGCCGCGACCGAATTCGTCGGCCCGAGCGCGAAGAGGCGGTGGACACCAGCATGACCAGCAATCGCGGCATCGTTCTTCGCTCGCTGGACGGCGGCCTCAACGATTTCTTCGATCACAGCGAGGCGCTTCGGGCCATCGCCTGA
- a CDS encoding histidine phosphatase family protein, whose amino-acid sequence MAQNWPARLWLVRHGQSQGNVARDAADLAGLPTIDIDVRDVDVPLSALGHQQAEATGRYFAELPDNERPEVILSSPYLRARQTAEAICKAGALAGGPAKTIIDERLREREFGIFDRLTTIGIKSQFPEEAEHRKRLGKFYHRPPGGESWADVILRLRSALNTINLHYCDRRVLVVCHQVVVLCMRYILEELDEGQILAIDKQAEILNCGICAYDFRDEAHGLCVPTLSLWNHGAPMDAEETPKTSEKDAVSGSR is encoded by the coding sequence ATGGCGCAGAATTGGCCCGCTCGATTGTGGCTAGTCCGGCATGGGCAGAGCCAAGGCAATGTCGCGCGCGATGCGGCCGACCTCGCCGGTCTGCCGACCATCGATATCGATGTGCGGGACGTCGACGTGCCGCTGTCGGCGCTGGGCCATCAGCAGGCGGAGGCAACGGGCCGCTATTTCGCAGAATTGCCGGATAACGAACGTCCGGAGGTCATCCTGTCGTCACCCTACCTGCGTGCGCGGCAGACCGCCGAGGCGATCTGCAAGGCGGGTGCGTTGGCCGGCGGGCCCGCCAAGACCATCATCGACGAACGGCTTCGCGAGCGTGAGTTCGGCATTTTCGACCGCCTGACCACCATCGGGATCAAGAGCCAGTTTCCGGAGGAGGCCGAGCATCGCAAACGGCTCGGCAAATTCTACCATCGTCCACCGGGCGGGGAGAGCTGGGCCGATGTCATCCTGCGGCTTCGGTCCGCGCTCAACACCATCAACCTACATTATTGCGACCGCCGGGTGCTGGTCGTTTGCCACCAGGTGGTGGTGCTGTGCATGCGCTACATCCTGGAGGAGCTGGACGAGGGGCAAATCCTGGCGATCGACAAGCAGGCCGAAATCCTGAACTGCGGGATCTGCGCCTACGACTTCCGCGACGAAGCGCACGGCCTGTGCGTGCCGACCTTGTCCTTGTGGAACCACGGCGCGCCGATGGATGCGGAGGAGACCCCCAAGACGTCCGAAAAGGATGCGGTGTCGGGGTCGCGATGA
- a CDS encoding NAD(P)H-hydrate dehydratase, which yields MSDTVPLDRQALDTHPLPPVVDGDKETKGRILIVAGSRQVPGAALLAAQSAMRAGAGKLRIATAESIAIPIAIAMPEAYVVGLPEERDGGFARTAVDDLAAAANHSTAIVAGPGMEASEACRTIGEALLASPAQLVLDAALLHSLQPLGEAERPAERRPILLPHSGELASLLDCNEERIEADPIGCGIRAAKLYRALVLVKGSISHVVTPEGGCWTYAGGAPGLGVSGSGDTLAGIVGGLLARGADPLTALLWGVWLHGEAGAALAHKVGPIGFLAREIPGEIPALLPR from the coding sequence ATGAGCGATACCGTACCGCTCGACCGGCAGGCGCTCGATACCCACCCGCTGCCGCCGGTGGTCGACGGCGACAAGGAAACGAAGGGCCGGATCCTGATCGTCGCCGGCAGCCGGCAGGTTCCTGGTGCCGCCCTGCTTGCCGCACAGTCGGCAATGCGGGCGGGCGCCGGCAAGCTGCGCATCGCGACGGCTGAAAGCATCGCCATTCCCATCGCGATCGCGATGCCCGAAGCTTACGTGGTGGGCCTTCCCGAGGAGCGGGACGGCGGCTTTGCGCGCACCGCGGTCGACGATCTCGCGGCGGCGGCGAACCACAGCACTGCGATCGTTGCTGGGCCGGGCATGGAGGCAAGCGAAGCCTGCCGCACCATCGGCGAGGCGCTGCTCGCTAGCCCGGCGCAACTGGTGCTCGATGCGGCGCTGCTGCACAGCTTGCAGCCGCTTGGCGAAGCGGAGCGCCCCGCCGAGCGGCGCCCCATCCTGCTTCCCCATAGCGGTGAGCTCGCCTCGCTGCTCGACTGCAACGAAGAGCGAATCGAGGCCGACCCGATCGGCTGTGGAATCCGAGCCGCCAAGCTCTACCGTGCACTCGTGCTGGTTAAGGGGAGCATCAGCCACGTCGTCACTCCGGAGGGAGGCTGCTGGACCTACGCTGGGGGGGCGCCCGGCCTTGGTGTTTCCGGAAGCGGAGACACGCTGGCGGGGATCGTCGGCGGGCTGCTCGCGCGCGGTGCCGATCCGCTGACTGCATTACTGTGGGGCGTGTGGCTGCACGGCGAGGCGGGAGCGGCGCTTGCCCACAAGGTGGGGCCGATCGGGTTCCTTGCCCGCGAGATCCCGGGCGAGATCCCGGCCTTACTGCCCCGCTAG
- the pyk gene encoding pyruvate kinase, protein MTETLGPRSRKVKILATLGPASSSPEMIRKLMLSGADAFRINMSHGDQASKAALVDAIRGLEDEFKRPTTILFDLQGPKLRVGQFADGAAQLENGATFILDRDPAPGNFKRVQLPHPELFDAITEGARLLVDDGKIRLKVIANERDRLVTEVQVGGRISNNKGVNVPDVLVPIPALTEKDRSDLQFAVSQGADWIALSFVQRPEDVAEARALIGDKAALLAKIEKPAALDQLNEIIALSDAVMVARGDLGVELPPEGVPPMQNRIIATARQFGKPVVVATQMLESMISSPTPTRAEVSDVANAIYDGADAVMLSAESAAGQFPCEAVQMMDRIGTTTERDPIYTARIHFTKTHLEPTTADALAGSARQIASTTSATAMLCYTSSGSTARRIARERPPVPLLAMTASKTIARRLGLLWGVHAVHTRDVSSFEEMVAKSRRMALRHKLAQGGDRLVLMAGVPFGTAGSTNVIHVVRLVGDELSSYKGTDDLAGQ, encoded by the coding sequence TTGACCGAGACACTCGGACCCCGTTCCCGCAAGGTCAAGATTCTGGCGACGCTCGGCCCGGCGTCGAGCAGCCCCGAGATGATCCGCAAGCTGATGCTGTCCGGCGCGGACGCATTCCGCATCAACATGAGCCATGGCGATCAGGCGTCGAAAGCGGCCCTGGTGGACGCGATCCGCGGGCTCGAGGATGAGTTCAAGCGGCCGACCACCATCCTGTTCGATCTTCAGGGTCCAAAGCTGCGCGTCGGCCAGTTCGCGGACGGCGCGGCTCAACTTGAGAACGGCGCCACTTTCATCCTCGACCGCGATCCGGCGCCCGGCAACTTCAAACGCGTTCAGTTGCCGCACCCCGAATTGTTCGACGCAATCACCGAGGGTGCACGGCTGCTGGTCGATGACGGCAAGATCCGGCTGAAGGTCATCGCCAACGAGCGCGACCGGCTTGTCACCGAGGTGCAGGTCGGCGGCCGAATTTCCAACAACAAGGGCGTCAACGTCCCCGACGTGCTGGTGCCGATCCCGGCACTGACCGAAAAGGACCGGAGCGACCTTCAGTTCGCGGTGTCGCAAGGCGCGGACTGGATCGCCCTTTCCTTCGTCCAGCGGCCCGAAGACGTCGCCGAAGCGCGGGCGTTGATCGGCGACAAGGCGGCGCTGCTCGCCAAGATCGAAAAGCCGGCCGCGCTCGATCAGCTGAACGAGATCATCGCTCTGTCCGATGCGGTGATGGTGGCGCGCGGGGATCTCGGCGTCGAGCTTCCGCCCGAAGGCGTGCCGCCGATGCAGAACCGGATCATCGCCACGGCCCGCCAGTTCGGCAAACCGGTGGTGGTCGCGACCCAGATGCTGGAATCCATGATCAGCTCGCCGACTCCAACGCGCGCCGAGGTCAGCGACGTCGCCAATGCCATTTACGACGGCGCCGATGCCGTCATGCTGTCGGCGGAAAGCGCTGCCGGTCAATTTCCGTGCGAAGCGGTGCAGATGATGGATCGCATCGGCACCACGACCGAGCGCGACCCCATCTACACTGCGCGCATCCATTTTACGAAGACGCATCTGGAGCCCACGACCGCGGATGCGCTCGCCGGATCGGCGCGGCAGATCGCCAGCACCACGTCGGCCACAGCCATGCTCTGCTACACCAGCTCGGGCTCGACCGCCCGCCGGATCGCGCGCGAGCGCCCGCCGGTGCCGTTGCTGGCGATGACCGCCTCGAAGACGATTGCGCGCCGGCTCGGCCTGTTGTGGGGCGTGCATGCGGTGCACACCCGCGACGTGTCGAGCTTCGAGGAGATGGTTGCCAAGTCCCGCCGCATGGCGCTCCGCCACAAGCTTGCCCAAGGCGGCGACCGGCTGGTGCTGATGGCAGGCGTCCCTTTCGGAACCGCAGGCTCGACCAACGTCATCCACGTCGTCCGCCTGGTCGGCGACGAGCTGTCGAGCTACAAGGGAACCGACGACCTAGCGGGGCAGTAA
- a CDS encoding DUF2312 domain-containing protein, protein MAEGNVAADQLRLFIERIERLEEEKKGIADDIKDVYAEAKANGYDTKTMRAIVRLRKMETHARQEADALMETYRNALGLA, encoded by the coding sequence ATGGCGGAGGGGAACGTCGCGGCCGATCAGCTGCGGCTATTCATCGAGCGGATCGAGCGCTTGGAGGAAGAGAAAAAGGGCATCGCGGACGACATCAAGGACGTCTACGCGGAGGCCAAGGCCAACGGCTACGACACCAAGACGATGCGGGCCATCGTACGCCTGCGCAAGATGGAGACCCATGCGCGCCAGGAAGCCGATGCACTGATGGAGACCTATCGCAACGCGCTGGGGCTGGCATAA
- a CDS encoding YebC/PmpR family DNA-binding transcriptional regulator, translated as MAGHSKFKNIMHRKGAQDKKRSAMFSKLSREITVAAKMGLPDPDMNPRLRAAVLAAKAQSMPKDNIQRAIDKASTGDTESYEEVRYEGFGPGGVSLIVEALTDNRNRTATNVRTAFSKNGGNLGASGSVSHGFERLGLIEYSAAAGDADKVLEAAIEAGADDVESDEDGHRIWTSVENLHEVSKSLEAALGDGEGAKLAWKPQTDVQVTGDAAASLLKLIDVLEEDDDVQTVWGNYDVPDEELEKLA; from the coding sequence ATGGCAGGTCATTCCAAATTCAAGAACATCATGCATCGCAAGGGCGCGCAGGATAAGAAGCGCTCGGCGATGTTTTCGAAGCTCAGCCGCGAAATCACGGTCGCGGCGAAGATGGGTCTGCCCGACCCCGACATGAACCCGCGCCTTCGCGCCGCCGTTCTGGCGGCCAAGGCGCAGTCGATGCCGAAGGACAATATCCAGCGGGCGATCGACAAGGCGTCGACCGGCGACACGGAAAGTTACGAGGAGGTCCGCTACGAAGGGTTTGGCCCGGGCGGGGTTTCGCTGATCGTTGAGGCGCTCACCGACAATCGCAATCGTACGGCGACCAACGTTCGAACCGCGTTTTCGAAAAACGGCGGCAATCTCGGTGCATCGGGTTCGGTCAGTCACGGCTTCGAACGGCTTGGCCTGATTGAATATTCCGCTGCCGCGGGCGATGCCGACAAGGTGTTGGAAGCCGCGATCGAAGCCGGCGCGGACGATGTCGAGTCCGACGAGGACGGTCACCGCATCTGGACCAGCGTCGAGAATTTGCACGAAGTCTCCAAGTCGCTGGAAGCCGCGCTCGGCGACGGAGAGGGTGCCAAGCTCGCCTGGAAACCGCAGACGGATGTACAGGTCACGGGTGACGCCGCCGCCAGCCTCCTGAAGCTGATCGATGTCCTGGAAGAGGATGACGACGTCCAGACCGTCTGGGGCAATTACGACGTCCCCGACGAAGAGCTGGAGAAGCTGGCCTGA
- the ruvC gene encoding crossover junction endodeoxyribonuclease RuvC, with product MIVLGLDPGLGTTGWGLIRAEGNRLSHLGNGQLKTVTTAPLPDRLADLASQLDSLLAEYAPAAAAVEEIFVNKNPQSTLKLAQARGVVLMCAARRGLQVGEYAPRLVKKAVVGTGTAEKAQVDAMVARLLPGAKIAGPDAADALAVAITHAHHLAAARAGITHGA from the coding sequence CTGATCGTTCTGGGCTTGGACCCCGGTCTCGGTACGACCGGCTGGGGTCTTATCCGGGCCGAGGGCAATCGGCTGAGCCACCTCGGCAATGGCCAGCTGAAGACGGTTACCACGGCACCTTTGCCGGACCGGCTCGCCGATCTTGCTTCCCAGCTCGACAGCCTGCTTGCTGAGTATGCGCCCGCTGCGGCCGCGGTCGAAGAGATCTTCGTCAACAAGAACCCGCAATCGACACTGAAGCTGGCGCAGGCGCGCGGCGTCGTCCTGATGTGTGCGGCGCGGCGCGGGCTGCAGGTCGGCGAATATGCACCGCGGCTGGTCAAGAAGGCGGTGGTCGGCACCGGGACGGCCGAAAAGGCGCAGGTTGACGCCATGGTCGCGCGGCTGCTGCCAGGTGCCAAGATCGCCGGGCCTGATGCGGCGGATGCGCTGGCAGTCGCGATTACCCATGCACATCACTTGGCGGCGGCCCGCGCGGGCATTACGCACGGGGCATGA
- the ruvA gene encoding Holliday junction branch migration protein RuvA encodes MIARLSGKLAESTADSAVIDVNGVGYLVLASSRTLDAIGPAGGDVLLLTELQVREDSMTLFGFGTAGEREAFRALTSVQGVGGRVALAILSVLGPDELSRAVSTGDKAMIARANGVGPKLAQRIANELAGKLGAPGLAGATGSPAPRAGAAADALSALANLGFKPAEASAAVAAAQDELGADAGLDALVRLALRKAAK; translated from the coding sequence ATGATCGCCCGCCTCTCCGGTAAGCTCGCCGAAAGCACCGCCGACAGTGCGGTGATCGACGTAAACGGGGTCGGCTATCTCGTGCTCGCCAGCAGCCGCACACTCGACGCCATCGGCCCCGCCGGCGGCGACGTGCTCCTGCTCACCGAATTGCAGGTGCGCGAGGACAGCATGACCCTGTTCGGCTTCGGCACCGCCGGCGAGCGCGAAGCGTTTCGGGCGCTGACCAGCGTCCAGGGCGTCGGCGGCCGCGTTGCACTGGCGATCCTGTCCGTGCTTGGTCCGGATGAGCTTTCGCGGGCTGTGTCGACCGGTGACAAGGCGATGATCGCGCGCGCCAATGGCGTCGGGCCGAAACTGGCCCAGCGGATCGCAAACGAGCTTGCCGGCAAGCTGGGCGCGCCCGGTCTCGCCGGCGCCACTGGTTCGCCGGCGCCCCGCGCCGGAGCGGCGGCGGATGCGCTCTCGGCGCTAGCGAACCTCGGCTTCAAGCCGGCGGAGGCAAGTGCGGCCGTGGCTGCGGCACAGGATGAGTTGGGCGCAGACGCCGGGCTCGACGCTTTGGTCCGCCTGGCGCTCCGAAAGGCAGCGAAGTGA
- a CDS encoding GFA family protein — protein sequence MSVRASCSCGQLRATANGTPVRVSACHCNACKKRTGSAFSAQARWIEADVTTEGRSTVFTRIAESGNPADFHFCSDCGATVFFSTRNLPGTVAIPLGVLDDPFALRPNISIFEEVKQSWVTILGDDVEHID from the coding sequence GTGAGCGTTAGGGCGTCATGCTCCTGCGGCCAGCTTCGCGCGACGGCGAACGGCACGCCGGTTCGCGTTTCCGCCTGTCACTGCAATGCCTGCAAGAAGCGCACGGGAAGCGCCTTTTCCGCGCAGGCACGATGGATCGAGGCGGATGTCACGACCGAAGGGCGCTCGACGGTCTTCACCCGCATCGCTGAAAGCGGAAATCCTGCCGACTTCCACTTCTGTTCCGATTGCGGCGCCACGGTCTTCTTCTCGACCCGGAACCTGCCGGGTACGGTCGCCATCCCGCTCGGCGTCCTCGACGATCCATTCGCTCTGCGCCCGAACATCTCCATCTTCGAGGAAGTGAAGCAGTCCTGGGTCACGATCCTCGGCGATGATGTGGAGCATATCGACTGA